Proteins found in one Pocillopora verrucosa isolate sample1 chromosome 12, ASM3666991v2, whole genome shotgun sequence genomic segment:
- the LOC136276908 gene encoding intraflagellar transport protein 25 homolog: protein MFPQEFIITFSALMSIGNIKFLSSNVKSLCIEERTKREPVDFEPLVDKEYEHLEGQMQRDEIKIPVTSACHLRFLIKSGFDHFVSIHNVSVDGTAVH from the exons ATGTTTCCTCAAGAATTCATTATTACTTTCAGTGCATTAATGAGCATTGGAAATATTAAATTCCTATCTTCAAATG ttaAAAGCCTCTGCATTgaggaaagaacaaaaagagaaccAGTAGACTTTGAACCTCTTGTGGACAAAG AGTATGAACATTTAGAGGGTCAGATGCAGAGAGATGAGATCAAG ATTCCTGTTACATCAGCATGTCATCTGAGATTTCTTATCAAAAGTGGATTTGACCATTTTGTTTCCATTCATAATGTTAGTGTTGATGGCACAGCAGTGCACTGA